GCTCGCGCGGGATCTCGATCGGCTCGTTGCCGAGCGCGCCCACGCCGAGCGCGTCGGCCAGGCGCCGGGCCGGGTCGATCGTGAGCACCGCCGTGCGGCGCCCGGCGCGCGCGCCCTCGAGCGCGAAGCTGGCTGCGAGCGTGGTCTTGCCGACGCCGCCCGTGCCCACACACACCAAGATGCGTCGGGTGCGCACGAGGGCGGCGGGATCCAGCCGGGTGGAGCTCACGTCGCCGGCTCCCGCGGGCTTCCGCGTCCGGGCGGGGCGGCGCTCGCGGCGCAGCCGTCGGGGGGAGCCAGCAGCGCTCCGGCGAGGGCCTCGAGGTCCTCGGGACCTCGCACGCCGCGTGGCCGGCGCGGGAGCGGGACGATCGGGAGGCCCGTCGTGCGCGCGATCTCCACGGTCCAGCGCCGGTTCAGCTCGTGGCGCGCCCGCAGGTGCGCTGCGCAGGCCGCGAGCACGGCCGGCGCGGGCGCGCCCGGCAGGGTGGCACCGGCGGGCAGGGCCGCCAGCCGCTCGTCGAGATCGGGAACATCGGGCGGGAAGGGCGGGGGCGTCACCGCGTTCACCACCACGCGGTCGACCGCAACGCCGATCTGCTCGCGCAGCCGCGTGACCAGCTCCGCGGTCTCGCGAGCCGGCAGCTCCTCGGCCAGCGAAACCGGCAGGAGGAGCGTGCGTTCCGGATCCCGGACCATCGCTTCGACCCAGCCCGCGTGGCGGCGCAGCGGGCCCGCGCGTACGGCCGAGCCGACCACGCGCGGGACGTCGAGGAAGGTGAGCCCGTGACCGGTCGCAGGGGCATCGACCACGATCAGCTCGAAGCGCTCGCGACCGCGCTCGTCGCGAAGCTGCTCGACGTGCCAGACCTTCCCGAGCGTGATCAGCTCGCGCCAGCCGGGGGAGGCCTCCATGAGCTGGCGGAAGGCGGGGTTGCGCAGCACGCGCCGCACGATGCCGCGCAGCCCGATCTGGAGCCCCAGGTACTCGGCGAGCGCCTCGTAGGGGTCGATGCGGAGCACGTGGAGGCCGGGCGCCAGCTCCCGGCCTTCGTAGCCGACCGGAGGGCCAGGCCGGCGTACCAGGATGCCCGGAAGGTGCTCGTCGGGGCCCATCTCGGCGAGCAGGACGCGCCGCCCCTGGGCGGCGGCGGCGAGCCCGAGCGTCGCGGCGACCGTGGTCTTCCCGGTCCCGCCCTTCCCGGTGACGATCACGAGCCGGCGGTCGAGGATCGAATCGGCCAAGCGGCGTCGGGCTCCGGGGCGCGTTTGGGGGCTCAAGCGCTCCGGCCGCAGCGCCGAAGCGCGATCGAGCCGAGGGCGATCGAGCCGAGGACGATCGAGCCGCGGGCTTCGAGCGCAGGAAAAACGCTCGAAGGCACGCGGGCTTGGCGAGCCTAGCACAGGGTCGCCCGAGAGCCGGGGGAGAGCCGCGCGTGATCGTCGGCTGCGAACGCTGCGAGACGCGCTTCAAGCTGGACGAGTCGCGCCTGCCCGCGCGCGGCGCCCGGGTGCGCTGCTCGCGCTGCAAGCACGCCTTCTTCGTGACGCCGCCCGGCTCCTCCCCGGAGGCGCTCGTGCACGAGGTCGCGGCGGCTGCCGCCCGCGCGCCCGCCGAGAGCCTCCGCGGTCCCGAGCCGAGCTGGGACATGGAGGAGAATCCCGATGCCACGGTTGCGCGCCGCAAGCCGCCCGCGATGGCGCCCCGCCCGCCCGAGGAGGAGGCGAGCGACTGGCACTTCGAGGACGAGGTGCCCGGCCTCGATCCGGGTGCGACGCGCTCGTCCTCGTTCGGCCCCGGCGGCGCGCAGGCGCCGCCCTCGCTCGCGGCGGCGCCCGACCCCAACGAGGATTCCCTGGCCACGCTCGGCGACCCGGAGACCTGGGATCTGCTCGCCGGGGAGCCGCCGCCGGCCGACGCGCCGGCACTGCCGCCGCCCGCCCCGGAGCCGGTTCCGGCCGATATCGCCCCCGCGACCGGCGCGAACGAGCAGACGGCTCCGGCTCTGCCCGCACCCGGCGCGGCCGTGCCGGCCGACACGCCGACCGCGCCGGCGCCCGCTGCTCGCACGCCGCGCCCTCCGGCAGCCGCCCGCATGACGGTCGCTCCTCCTCCGCTGGTGATGCCGCGCCGCATCCCGCCCGCTCCGCGCGGCGTCTCGGCGCAGAGCCTGGGCGGATGGGCGGCCGCCGTCGCGCTGGCCGCCGCTCTCGCCTGGGTGTCGCTCGGACCGGTTGCGGCGCCGGGGAGCTCGAGCTCGCTGGCCCCGGTGTCGGGCTTCGAGGTGAGCGAGGCGCAGGCGCACATCCTCGAGAACGCGGCCGCAGGCCCCGTCCTCGTCGTGTCCGGGCGGTTGCGGAATCCGGGCTCCTCGGTGCGCCCGCTCGGCGCGCCGCTGGCCGTGCAGCTCCTCGACGCCCGGGGTGTGCCGCTCGCCGTCGCCCCGGGCGCCGCAGGGCCGGCGCTGCCCGACCGGCGCGTGCGCGAAGAGGCGCCAGAGCAGCTCGTCACGTCCCGGGACGCGGCGGCGCTGGCAAGCACACCCGTCGCGGCGGGCGGTGACCTCGCCTTCACCGCCGTCTTCGCTCCCGCGCCACGCGGCGCGGCGCGCTTCGCGCTCGGTGCGGGCGCGAGCGGTCCGTGAGCGGCGCGAGGGCGTATCGAGCAGGCGGCGAGCACCCCGGCCGAGGCGGGAGCGGAGCGGAGCCCGGCCGGGTGCGGCTAGCTCGGCCGGGTCGAGCCGCCCCGCTCGTCCAGCTCTTCCTTCTTGGGCGTGACGTCGATCTCGTCCTTGCCCGAGACGCCGGTCTTGAAGTTCTTGATCGCCTTGCCGAGCCCCGACCCGATCTCCGGGAGCCGTCGCGCGCCGAACAGCAGCACGATGATCCCGAGGATGATCAGGAGCTCCGTCGCTCCGAGTCCGAACATGGCGGGTAGGGTGACGCCCGCACCGAGGGGGGTCAAGCGAGCGGCCGGCCCCTACCATCGCCCGCCATGTCGATCTTCAAGGCCTACGACGTCCGCGGCGTCTACGGGGAGGAGCTCGGCGCCGACGACGGCCGGCGGATCGGCCGGGCGGTCGCGCGCTGGCTGGGCGCGCGGGAGCTGGCGGTCGGGCGCGATGCGCGTCCGAGCTCCCCCGAGCTCGCAGGGGCACTGCTCGACGGGATCCGGGACGAAGGGGTCGGGGTGGTCGACCTCGGGCTCGTGTCGACTCCGATGCTGTACTACGCCGTCGACGCGCTCGGGGTCGCGGGCGGCGTGATGGTCACCGCGTCGCACAACCCGGCCCGCTACAACGGGTTCAAGGTGTGCCGGGCGCATGCGATCCCGGTCGGCGGCGACTCGGGGCTCCGGGAGATCGAGCGGCTCGCGCGAGCCGACGCAGGGCCGGCGCGTGTCCCGCGGGGCGGCCTGCGGCGCGCGGACGTCCGCGCGGGCTACGTCGAGCACGTCCTCTCGGTGGGCGGGCGCTGCTCGCAGCTGCGCGTCGCGATCGACTGCGGCAACGGCATGGCCTCGGTGGGACTCGAGCCGCTGCTCGCCCGCCTGCCGCTCGAGGTCGAGCGGCTCTATTTCGAGCCCGACGGCACCTTCCCGAACCACGAGGCGGATCCGCTCGAGCCCGGGAACCTGCGCGACCTGATCGCTGCCGTCCGGCGCTCACAGTCAAACTTCGGTGTCGCTTTCGACGGGGATGCCGACCGCGCGATGTTCGTCGACGAGGCCGGGGAGCCGATCGGCGCCGACCTGATGACCGCCCTGCTCGCGCGCGCGCTGCTGCGCCGCCACCCGGGCGGCCGCGTGCTCCACGACCTGCGCTCGAGCCGCGCCACGGCCGAGGCGATCACGGAGGCCGGCGGGACGCCGGAGATGTGCCGCGTCGGTCATGCCTTCATCAAGGCCCAGATGCGCGAGAGCGGTGCCCTCTTCGCCGGCGAGCTCTCGGGGCACTTCTACTTCCGCTTCTCGCCAGAGCTCCTGCACGACGACGGCACGGCCGCCTTCGTGGCGCTCCTCGACGTGCTCGCCGAGGAGGGCAAGCCGCTCTCGGAGCTGGTGGCGCCGCTGCGCCGCTACGCCGCGAGCGGCGAGATCAATCGCCGCGTGCGCGACGTTCCCGCCCTGCTGGCGGCCCTCGAGGCCGACCACGCCGGCCGCGCCGAGATCTCGAAGCTCGACGGCCTGCTGGTGCGCTACCCGGACTGGTGGTTCAACCTGCGGGCCTCGAACACCGAGCCCCTGCTGCGTCTCAACCTCGAGGCCGGCGACGCAGCGGCCATGCGGCGACACCGCGACGCGATCCTCGCGCGCATCGAGTCCTTCGCTCCACCCGGCGCAGGCGCGAACGGAGAGCGCTGAGTCTCAAGGCGTCAGGGCCGATCCGAGGAACTGCCACATCGCCTTGAGAGCGCGGCCGGGGAGGTCGCCGTGGCCGCTGTCGAACCAGAGCAGCTGCTTCGGCTCGGCAGCGGCCGCGTGGAACGCCTCGGCGGCGGCGCGCGGGATGCGCTCGTCGCGGGTCGCGTTCAGGAGCAGGAGCGGGCGTCCGGCGAAGCGCGCGATGTGGCGCGCCGGATCGAACGCGGGCGGGCCGAAGCCGCCCCCTCCGAGCGCCAGCGCCGCCGCACGCAGCCGGGCGTCCAGCGGGCAGTAGAGGGCGCCCAGGATCGCACCCAGGCTGAATGCCGCGTAGGCGAGCCGCTCCGCGTCGATCTCGGGATGCGGCGCGAGGGCATCGAGCGCCCGCCCGAGGTCGTGGATCGACTGGCGCACGAACTCCCCGAGCAGGTCGCGGGCGCGCACGTCCTCCGTGCCGGGAGTCGCGAGGCCGAGCAGCAGGAGCTCGCCGAGCTTTGCGCTCGCCCGTTCGCCGTGCAGCGGGAAGTCGATCGAGGCGACGGCCATTCCGCGCCGGACCCAGGGCAGGCGCGCCGCGTCGAGGTACGCGGAGTCCTTCGAGCCACCGGCTCCGTGCTGGAGCAGCACCAGCGGGTACGGGCCGGCCGGCTCCGCCGGCAGCAGCAGCAGGCCCGGCACGCGATCGCCACGGCTCGAGTACTCGAAGCGGAAGCGCCGCACGCCGCCACCTGCGTCCGCCGGGGCCTGCTGCGGCCGCCGATCCAGGGGGCTCCACGGGCCGGGGAGGGGCGTGATCCAGGTCGCGAGCGGCTCGCGCAAGCGCAGAGAGCCGGCTGCGAGGGCAGCCGGCTCTCCGCTCTCCGTGGAAGCGCTCATGGCGCCGGAGTCTACCGCGCCAGCAACGTCCTGCGCGCCCGGTACAGATGCGACTTCACGGCGTCCTCGCTCTTCTGCAAGAGCCCCGCGATCTCCTGGATCGAGCGGTTCTCGAGGTGGTGCAGCTCGAAGAGCTGGCGCTGCTCGGCGCTGAGCTCCCTGCCCACGGCGTCCTGCAGGCGCGCGAGCCGCTCGCTGCACTCGTAGAGCGCGAGCGGATCGGGCTCGCGCGAGGCGGCCTGGAACGCGCGATCGCAGTCGTCCTCGCCGATCGGCACCAGCGCCGGCGAGCGCTTCTTGAAGCGGCTCGCGACGGTGCGGCGGGTCAGGCCGAAGAGCCAGGCTCCGAACGGCGCCTCGCCGCGGTAGGAGTCGATGGACGCGAAGACGTTGACGAAGACCTCCTGGACGGTCTCGTCGGCGTCGGCGCGGTTGCGCAACCGGCGCGCCACGAAATGGTGGACGCGCGCGAAGTAGCGGTCGTAGAGCGTCTCGAATGCACGCTGGTCGCCGGCGCGAACGTGCTCGACGAGATGCTCGTCCGGAACGGGACAGCCGGCGTCCGTTCCGAGAGCCGCGATCGATCCTGCCATTCCGCCTTCCCCTTCCCCGGTGCCGGTCCCCAGCCGCGTCCCGCCGCCGGGATCCGATGCCGTTGCGCGCGGAGCCTGCCGGGCAGGCCCCGCCGTCCAGCGTCCACACCCCCGCCGTAGGAGTGGCGCCGAGCCGGCAGGAGGTGTCAAGAATTGTCAGCGGGCGACGAAAATCGTCACGATCCGGCGGGGCGCAGCCGCCCCGGTATCCCCGCGTCCCCAGCGAAATCACGCTCTTCGAGCGTCGAGCGGAAGACCGAGGCGAGTGGGGTGGCGGCTGCGGGGGGGCCGGGGGTGGGGGCCGGCAGGGGGTCGAGCGGCTCGAGCGAGAGGCAGGCCCCGCCGCCGCTGACCGCCACCCAGCGGAAGCGGGCGAGCCGGAGTCCGTCGGGATCCGCCTCGCGCGCGGCGAGCTGCACGACCCGCGAGAAGTCGGGGGCGATCAGGAGCAGGCGCGGGCGCAGCTCGGCGCGCGCGTGCAGGCCCGGCGCGAGCTGCCGCCAGTCCGCGATGCGGGCCTGGATCCAGGCGCGTTGGGCGAGGCCGAGCGCGAGCAGCCCCTGGTCGCCTCCCTCGACGCCGAGCAGCGCGACCCACAGCCGGCCGTCCGGCTCCACCGCCACCCAGTCGATGCGCGCGTCCTCCTCGCCGAGCACGCCCTCGGCGAGCACCTGGAGGGGCGTCCCGAGCAGGCCCAGGCGGGAGCGGAGCTCGCGCCGGAGCGCGGCGGACTCGGCGTCGCGGGAATCCATGCCTGGATCAGGGCTCCGGTTCCTTGGCGGCCTCGTGCTCGCGGGCGTCGGCGAGCAGCATCGTGGCGACGTCGGTGAGCGCGCGGGCGGCGGGCGAGCCGGGCTGGGCCAGCGCGATCGGACGCTGCGCCACGATCGAGCGCGAGAGATGGACGTCGTCGATCAGCACACCGTAGCTCGTGAGCGTCCGCTCGAGCTCGAGCTCGGCGAGCTGCGCCAGGCCCTCGAAGGTGCGCCGCGCGTCGGCGAGCGAGCGGACGCCGAAGACGCAGACCCCGATCCGGGCGCCCGGCGACTGCTCGGCGATCGCGTCGAGCGCCGCCCACGTCTCGACCAGCTCGCGCTCGTCGGGCCGCGAGAGCAGCAGCACGCGCCCGAGCAGCGGCCCGGCATCCGCGCCCTTGCGCAGCGCGGCCGAGGGCACCGCCACGAGCACGAGAGGCGTCCCGTGGCCGCGCGTGCAGGCGCGGGCGCTGGCGTCACGCGCGGCGTCGGCGAGGGCGGTGAGCTCGCCCGACCCGCTCTCCACCACCTCGACCCCGAGTGGGCCGCGGCCCGGCTCCGGCCAGGGCGTGCAGGTTTCGCCGGCCGGCGCGACCAGCGCTGCCGGTGCGCCCTGACGCGCGAGCTCCACCGCGAGGTTCCAGAGCAGCGCGAGGCGCGCCACGTCGCGCGGCACGAGCGGCACGGCGATCCAGTGCGCGCCGCCCGCACCGGCCCCCGGCGGCTCCCCGGGCAGGAAGTAGTGCGCGACGTCTCCGAGCTCGCGGGCCATGGCGGCTCAGGGCACCACCAGGCGCGAATGGGGCGGACCGAGCAGCGAAGGCACGCGATCCGGGTTGGCGGGATCCTCGCGCCACTCCCCGTCGACGACGTACCGGTACTCGTAGGCACCGGGCGCCACGTGCAGGATCTTGCGCCAGACGCGATCACCGCCGATCTCGCGCAGCTCGGTCTCGACACCCCGATCGGGCACCCAGCCGTTGAAGTCGCCGGCGAGGCGCACGTCGAGGGCGCGCGCGTCGCGGTACTCGACGACGACCTCGCGCAGCGCCCCGGGCGTGTCGGCCGCGCTGGCCGTCGCGAGCGATGCCGGCGCCGCGGCCACCTCGACCGCGAGCGCTGCGTGATCGAGCGCGCCGTTCGACCGAGGCGCGAAGCGCGTGATCGGGACGCCCGCGCGAACGGCCTCGCGCAGCCGGACGCAGCTGCGGATCACGGTATCGAAGCAGAGGTCGCCGAAGGTGGAACGGATCCCGGCGAGCGTGTCGCGGGCGAAGCGGGTGCGGCCGTCGTACAGGGTCGGCAGCACGCGGGCGGCGGGCACGTGGCCCAGGCGCTCGCCGAGCAGGGCGATCGTCTCGAGCAGCTTGTGCACGCCGTGCACGGCGAAGTGGCTGGTCTCGAGCGGCACGATCGCCTCGCCCGCGGCGCGCAGCGCGCCGAAGGTGAGCAGCCCGACGTTGGGCGGGCAGTCGACGAGGGCGTAGTCGTAGCGGTCGCCGACGCTCGCGAGCGCCTGGGCGAGGCGTCCGGTGCGCGCCTCCGCGCGCTCGCCCGCGAGCTTCGCCTCGAGCGCCGAGAGCACGATCCCGGCGGGCGCCACGTGCAGGCGCTCCGCGGCCGGCACGATCACCTCCGCGAGCCGCGCCGGGCCCGACTCCTCGGCGAGCACCTCGTAGAGGTTCTCGTCCACGCGCTCGGGGTCGATGCCGAGGGCCAGCGTCGCGTGGGCCTGGGGATCGACGTCGGCCACCAGCACGCGCGCGCCGTCGGCGGCCAGGCACCCGGCCAGGCTCACCGTCGTCGTCGTCTTCCCGCAGCCGCCCTTCTGGTTGACGATCGCGATCGTGCGCACGCGGACCCCTCCTCCGGATGGGAGCCGAAGCCATCTCGTGCGGGCGGTCCGAGGGACCGGAGGAGTGCTGCTGGTGTCCGGCTGCGCGCCTGCCTCGCCGCGGGGCGGGTGGGCGGCGAGCGAGCGGGCAGTGGACGGCGGACTACGAACCCCCCAAACACGTCCGCAACTCGCACCTTAGGCAGCCATCCTCCAGAAAGTCAACCAAAATGTCGCGGCGGGACCCTGCTCTGGTAGGCTCGCAGCGTGCACCCTCCGATCCTCCGCGCTCCGTGCTCCTACAGCCCCTCCCCGCGCTCACCGGGTCCCCGGGCGTGACGCGACGGACGGGGCCTCCCGACGGGCCGCCTTCCGGCGCGCGCGACCGCGTCTTCGTCGAACACGAATCGGGCCCGCGACCCTTCATGCGCGGGATCCTGGTGCACTCGCTGATGGCACGTGGGATCTCGTTCGAGGACGCCTTCGGGGCCGCCAACGTGACGCGCGAGCGGCTGCGCGGGCGTGGCGTGGTGGCGCGCGACGCGCTGGCCCGGCTGGTCGACGAGGTGCTGCGGGAAACCCACCTGCTCGAGGACGTCCGGCCCCCGGCCCTGGGCCCCGCGATCCGCATCACCGCCCCGACCGGCTCGGCGCCGTTCTCGAAGGGCTTCCTCTCGCAGTCGCTCCTGGCCGCGGCGATCGAGCCGAACGACGCCTTCGACGTCGCTCGCGAGATCGAGAGCACGCTGGTGCTGCGCGGGATCGAGGAGATCGACCGGCGCGAGCTGCGGCGGCTCGCCTTCCAGACCCTCGAGCGGCGCTTCGGGGCACGCACCGCCGAGCGCTACCTGGTCTGGCGCCGCTTCCAGGAGCCCGACCGGCCGGTGATCCTGCTGCTCGGGGGGGCCACCGGGGCCGGCAAGACGTCGCTCGCCCTCGAGGTCTCGCGGCGGCTCGGCATCCACGCGGTGCTCTCGACCGATTCGATCCGCCAGATCATGCGGCTGGTGCTCTCGCCGGAGCTGGTGCCGGCGATCCACGCCTCGTCCTACGATGCCCACCGGGTCGTGCGCACGGCGCCCGGCGAGGACCCGGTCATCGAGGGGTTCCTGGCCCAGGCCTCGATCGTGTCGGTGGGCGTGCGCGCGATGCTCGACCGCGCGGTGGCCGAGAACACCAGCATGATCCTCGACGGCATCTCGATCGTGCCGGGCCTTCTCGACCTCACGAAATACCGCGAGACCGCGCACGTGATCTTCCTGGTGGTGGCGACGCTCGACGTGGCGGCCTTCCGCGCGCGCTTCGAGCAGCGCGCGCGCGAGAGCCGGCGCGCCCCGCACCGCTACCTCGAGCACATGGACGCGATCCTGCGCATCCAGGACCACTTCCTCGAGCTGGCCGAACGCCACGACATCCCGATCGTCGACAACGACTCGGCCGACGCGTCGGCGCTCTCGATCCTGAAGCACGTGTGCGAGACGCTGCGCAAGGTGGAAGGGCTCGATGCGGCGGAGCTCCTGTAGGGCGCGCCGCGGAGGGACGCATGCCGGAGGCTCCGCCTCGGGTCGACACGCTGGGCGCCCTGCGCCGCTCGGGCTGGCGCAGCCGCCCCCTGCGCCAGGAGCTGCGCGAGCACCTGCTCGAGCGCCTGCGCGCCGGGAACCCGCTCTTCACGGGCATCCTCGGCTACGACGACACGGTGGTCCCCGCCGTCGAGAACGCGATCCTGTGCGGCCACGACCTGATCTTCCTCGGTGAGCGGGGCCAGGCCAAGACGCGCATGATCCGCCAGTTCGTCGGGCTGCTCGACGAGTGGCTGCCGGTGGTCGCCGGGAGCGAGATCCAGGACGACCCCGAGGCGCCGGTCTCGGCCTACGCGCGCCGCCTCGTGGCCGAGCGGGGCGGCGACACGCCGATCGCCTGGGTGCACCGCGAGGCGCGCTACGTCGAGAAGCTCGCCACGCCGGACGTCTCGATCGCGGACCTGATCGGCGACGTCGACCCGGTGCGGGTGGCCGAGGGCCGCTCGCTCGGCGACGAGCGGACCCTCCACTTCGGCCTCCTGCCGCGTGCGAACCGCGGGATCTTCTGCATCAACGAGCTGCCCGACCTGACGGAGAAGGTACAGGTCGGTCTGTTCAACGTGATGCAGGAGCGCGACGTGCAGGTGAAGGGCTACCGGGTGCGGCTCCCGCTCGACGTGCTGGTGGTGGCCAGTGCGAACCCCGAGGACTACACGAGCCGCGGGCGCATCATCACCCCGCTCAAGGACCGCTACGCGGCCCAGATCCGGACCCACTATCCGCCCACCCGCGAGATCGAGCGGGCCGTGGTGCGCCAGGAGGCGCGGCTCCCGGAGGCGCCCGGCATCGCGCTGCACGTGCCGGGCTTCCTCGAGGACCTGGTCGCGGAGATGACCCTGCAGGCGCGCGCGAGCGCGGACGTGAACCAGTCCTCGGGCGTCTCGGTGCGCATGTCGATCGCCAACTTCGAGACGCTCGCGGCCAATGCGCTGCGCCGCGCGCTCGAGCTCGGGGAGCCGGAGGCGGTGCCGCGCATCAGCGACCTCGACGCGCTGCTTGCCTCCACGCAGGGCAAGCTCGAGCTCGAGGTCGCGGGCACCGAGCGCTCCGAGGCCGACCTCGTGCGCGAGCTCGTGCGGCGCGCCACCAAGTCCGTGTTCGACGCGGTCGTGTCCCTCGAAGGCATCGCGGCGGTGACCGAGGCCTTCGAGCAGGGCTGGCAGGTGGAGGTGTCGGCGCGCATGCCGTCGGCCGAGTATCTGGACGGGATCGAGCAGATCCCGGGCCTGCGCGAGGCGGCCGCCGGTCTCGCCGGCGGGGACTCGCCCGCGCGCCTGGCGTCGGCGATCGAGTTCGTGCTCGAGGGCCTGCACCTCGCCCACCGGCTCAACAAGAGCGAGAGCGAGGGCCGCGCCCGCTACGCGCTGCGGGCGGCGCGGTGAAGGTCTGGCGCTACAGCCGCTGGGACGGCAGCCAGGCCGCGTTCACTCTCGACCCCGCGCCGGCGCTCGACGCGCTCGCCGGTGGCCTGATGGAGGGCCTCTCGCTCGCCGAGGCGCTCGACTGGATGCGCCAGGCGGGCTTCGAGCTGGCGGGCCTCGACCTGCGGGTCCTGGGCCTCGAGGAGCTCATGGAGGAGCTGCGCGGCGAGCTGCGCTCGCTCGAGGCGCAGGTCCGGATGGACCAGGCGACCGACGCGCTGCGCCGGCGCCTCGACGAGATCCTCGGCCGCGAGGAGCGCGCCCAGCGCGAGGCGAGCGGCTACGAGTCGCGCCGCATGAACGAGTTCCTGGACCGGTGCCACGCGCCCGCGCAGCGGCTCTCGGAGCGCATCGAGCGCTTCCGCGACTGGGTCTTCGCCGACGAGGCTGCCGGCCGGGCCTTCGCAGCGCTGCTCGAGGAGCTCGATCGGCTGCGCGCGCTCGAGGACTTCCTGGCCGAGCAGGGAACGCGCTTCCGCGGTGCCGAGCCCGCCGGCTACGAGACGGCGCAGCGCATCCGCGAGCGCGTGCAGGCGCTCGAGCGCCTGCTGCGCGACCTCGCCGAGGGCCGGCTCGAGCTGCTGGACCCCGAGCCGCTCCGCGATCTCCTCTCGCCGGACGCGCTGCGCTCGCTGATCGTCCTGCGTGACCTCGAGCCGGCGCTGCGCCGGGCCGGCTACCTGCGCGACGGCGCGCGCGGCGCCGAGCTGACCCCGAAGGCGATCCGCCGCATCGGCGCCCGGGCGCTCGCCGCCGTCTACGGCGCCCTCCGCAAGGGCTCCCCCGGCGCCCACGACACCCCCCACGACGGCGCCGGCCTCCCCCGGCCCGACGAGACCCGGCCCTGGCAGTTCGGCGACGCCTTCGAGATCGACGTCGTCCGCTCGCTCCTCAACGCCATCCGGCGCAGCGCCCGCTCTCCGGACGCGCGCGAAGGGGATCCGGGAGCCGCCGGCTGCGGTCCCCCCGCAACCCTCCGGATCCCCTGGCAGCCGGAGGACCTGGAGGTTCGCGAAACCGACGACCAGACCCGCTGCACCACCGTCCTCGCCCTCGACATGAGCTGGTCGATGTCGTGGGCGGGCCGCTTCCCCGCCGCCAAGCGCGTGGCTCTCGCCCTCGACCACCTGATCCGCACCCGCTACCCGCGCGACCACTTCTTCGTGGTCGGCTTCTCGACCCGGGCGCGCGAGCTGCGCATTCCCGAGCTGCCCGAGGCGAGCTGGGACATGGGCGAGCCCTTCACGAACCTGCAGGAGGCGCTGATCGTCGCCGAGCGGCTGATCGCGCGGCACCCGAGCCCGAGCGCGCAGGTGCTCGTGATCACCGACGGGCAGCCGACCGCCTATTTCCGGGGCCGCGAGCTGCGCGTCGAGTGGCCGATGGGCTTCGGCGGCGTCTCGCCACGCGCCGCGGCCGAGACGCTCCGGCAGGTGCGCCGCATCACCCGGCGCGGCGTCACGATCAACACCTTCATGCTCGACGCCTCGCCGGAGCTGGTCGGATTCGTCGAGCAGATGACCCGCATCAACAAGGGCCGCGCGCTCTACACCTCGCCCGCCCGGCTCGGCTCGTACGTGATGGTCGACTACCTCTCGCGCCGCCGGCGCCGGCAGCACGCGTGAGACACCCTCCGGAGGGAGCGGGACGGCGTCCTCGGGAGGCGGGGTGGTGAGCGCCGCCGGCGTCCTCCGGCGGGCCGGCAGCGACGCCGTGCGGGCGGGGCGGCTGCTCGTGGCGCGCGGCGTGCTCGGCCGGCGCAAGCCGTTCTGGCTGCTGCTGCGCCTCGAGCCGCCGCTCGACGAGACCCGCGCCGCGCTCGCGCCCTGGCGGCACGCGCGCGGGCCGACCCTGCTCGAGGCGCTGCGCGCGTGCGACGCGGCCGCCCGCGATCCGCAGGTGGCGGGCGTCGTCCTGCGGCTCGCCGGTGCGCCGGCGGGCTGGGCGG
This DNA window, taken from Deltaproteobacteria bacterium, encodes the following:
- a CDS encoding AAA family ATPase; translation: MRTIAIVNQKGGCGKTTTTVSLAGCLAADGARVLVADVDPQAHATLALGIDPERVDENLYEVLAEESGPARLAEVIVPAAERLHVAPAGIVLSALEAKLAGERAEARTGRLAQALASVGDRYDYALVDCPPNVGLLTFGALRAAGEAIVPLETSHFAVHGVHKLLETIALLGERLGHVPAARVLPTLYDGRTRFARDTLAGIRSTFGDLCFDTVIRSCVRLREAVRAGVPITRFAPRSNGALDHAALAVEVAAAPASLATASAADTPGALREVVVEYRDARALDVRLAGDFNGWVPDRGVETELREIGGDRVWRKILHVAPGAYEYRYVVDGEWREDPANPDRVPSLLGPPHSRLVVP
- a CDS encoding phosphomannomutase/phosphoglucomutase codes for the protein MSIFKAYDVRGVYGEELGADDGRRIGRAVARWLGARELAVGRDARPSSPELAGALLDGIRDEGVGVVDLGLVSTPMLYYAVDALGVAGGVMVTASHNPARYNGFKVCRAHAIPVGGDSGLREIERLARADAGPARVPRGGLRRADVRAGYVEHVLSVGGRCSQLRVAIDCGNGMASVGLEPLLARLPLEVERLYFEPDGTFPNHEADPLEPGNLRDLIAAVRRSQSNFGVAFDGDADRAMFVDEAGEPIGADLMTALLARALLRRHPGGRVLHDLRSSRATAEAITEAGGTPEMCRVGHAFIKAQMRESGALFAGELSGHFYFRFSPELLHDDGTAAFVALLDVLAEEGKPLSELVAPLRRYAASGEINRRVRDVPALLAALEADHAGRAEISKLDGLLVRYPDWWFNLRASNTEPLLRLNLEAGDAAAMRRHRDAILARIESFAPPGAGANGER
- a CDS encoding chromosome partitioning protein, with protein sequence MADSILDRRLVIVTGKGGTGKTTVAATLGLAAAAQGRRVLLAEMGPDEHLPGILVRRPGPPVGYEGRELAPGLHVLRIDPYEALAEYLGLQIGLRGIVRRVLRNPAFRQLMEASPGWRELITLGKVWHVEQLRDERGRERFELIVVDAPATGHGLTFLDVPRVVGSAVRAGPLRRHAGWVEAMVRDPERTLLLPVSLAEELPARETAELVTRLREQIGVAVDRVVVNAVTPPPFPPDVPDLDERLAALPAGATLPGAPAPAVLAACAAHLRARHELNRRWTVEIARTTGLPIVPLPRRPRGVRGPEDLEALAGALLAPPDGCAASAAPPGRGSPREPAT
- a CDS encoding twin-arginine translocase TatA/TatE family subunit — its product is MFGLGATELLIILGIIVLLFGARRLPEIGSGLGKAIKNFKTGVSGKDEIDVTPKKEELDERGGSTRPS
- a CDS encoding RNA polymerase sigma factor, whose protein sequence is MAGSIAALGTDAGCPVPDEHLVEHVRAGDQRAFETLYDRYFARVHHFVARRLRNRADADETVQEVFVNVFASIDSYRGEAPFGAWLFGLTRRTVASRFKKRSPALVPIGEDDCDRAFQAASREPDPLALYECSERLARLQDAVGRELSAEQRQLFELHHLENRSIQEIAGLLQKSEDAVKSHLYRARRTLLAR
- a CDS encoding acetylxylan esterase, coding for MSASTESGEPAALAAGSLRLREPLATWITPLPGPWSPLDRRPQQAPADAGGGVRRFRFEYSSRGDRVPGLLLLPAEPAGPYPLVLLQHGAGGSKDSAYLDAARLPWVRRGMAVASIDFPLHGERASAKLGELLLLGLATPGTEDVRARDLLGEFVRQSIHDLGRALDALAPHPEIDAERLAYAAFSLGAILGALYCPLDARLRAAALALGGGGFGPPAFDPARHIARFAGRPLLLLNATRDERIPRAAAEAFHAAAAEPKQLLWFDSGHGDLPGRALKAMWQFLGSALTP
- a CDS encoding zinc-ribbon domain-containing protein, translated to MIVGCERCETRFKLDESRLPARGARVRCSRCKHAFFVTPPGSSPEALVHEVAAAAARAPAESLRGPEPSWDMEENPDATVARRKPPAMAPRPPEEEASDWHFEDEVPGLDPGATRSSSFGPGGAQAPPSLAAAPDPNEDSLATLGDPETWDLLAGEPPPADAPALPPPAPEPVPADIAPATGANEQTAPALPAPGAAVPADTPTAPAPAARTPRPPAAARMTVAPPPLVMPRRIPPAPRGVSAQSLGGWAAAVALAAALAWVSLGPVAAPGSSSSLAPVSGFEVSEAQAHILENAAAGPVLVVSGRLRNPGSSVRPLGAPLAVQLLDARGVPLAVAPGAAGPALPDRRVREEAPEQLVTSRDAAALASTPVAAGGDLAFTAVFAPAPRGAARFALGAGASGP